Part of the Neoarius graeffei isolate fNeoGra1 chromosome 15, fNeoGra1.pri, whole genome shotgun sequence genome is shown below.
gctcttgaatttcctccatttgtacacaatctgtctgactgtggattggtggagtccaaactctttagagatggttttgtaaccttttccagcctgatgagcatcagcaacgctttttctgagttcctcagaaatctcctttgttcgtgccatgatacacttccacaaacatgtgttgtgaaactcagactttgatagatccctgttctttaaataaaacagggtgcccactctcacctgattgtcatcccattgattgaaaacacctgactctaatttcaccttcaaattgactgctaatcctagaggttcacatacttttgccactcacagatatgtaatattggatcattttcctcaataaataaatgaccaaggataatatttttgtctcatttgtttaactgggttctctttatctacttttaggacttgtgtgaaaatctgatgatggtttaggtcatatttatgcagaaatatagaaaattctaaagggttcacaaactttcaagcaccactgtataaagggtacaaataaaggTAAGTACCTTTTAGAGCATAGTGCCAAGCCTTTGTAGCCTTACAGGTAtaataatgtattttattttctgagagtgtattttGACGTTATATTTTCCAGGATCTTCTTCGGCGTCTGTAAATTCCCTGAATGATTACAGTGTATTTTTAATGCTTTCTTATGTCAGACCATGAAGGCATATTAATCTAGTATATTCTTTGGCAAGTTAGTAAATGGTTAATCACGATGAGTTAACCTCTCCAGAGAGTTGCTTCATGTATAAAAACGTGAATGAAATTTCACTAGAGGGCATCAGAAGACAACGGTGTCCTGCCAAGGGTTTAAAAATAGTCCCTTTCCTTTGGGCCATGAATGACGTCAGAAGGCCGTCTGGATCAGCCATTACCATAGCAACAGATGTGTCCGCAAGGTCACATGATTTACAAAGTAGGATAATGGGTCTTGGCTGTGAGGTGGAATGAGGAAAGAATAACAATGTGTAATGGACTGAATAAAATGTTCTCCTGGAGGAATCAGTTCCTGACCCTCTCACTGCTGTAGTTACTTTCCTTAAGTCGTATATAATGATTTACCTCATGGCAGCAGCACAGACTATTAAAGCGTCGCTTTAACCCAGTAAGAACTTCCTTGAAGTAGGGTACACGTACTGTTTTTATGAATTGCTACAAAACAAACAGTGAATACTTTTCCTCTTCCTGACGAAAGCAAAGTCTTAATAGCAATAATACAAAAAACAAGCAGATTTTTGTGCTGTGTAAATGGGTGACCCCCTGCAAGGTGAACTACAACTGCAATTTAACATTCCCAGCCTTCCTCTTCCACGCTCACAGCCTCACAAACTGTATTTTAGGGAAAAGTAGCAGAACTGCGCAGCTCTTctggctacactaccgttcaaaagtttggggtcacccagacaattttgtgttttccatgaaaagtcacacttttatttcccaccataagttgtaaaatgaatagaaaatatagtcaagacatttttctggccattttgagcatttaatcgaccccacaaatgtgatgctccagaaactcaatctgctcaaaggaaggtcagttttatagcttctctaaagagctcaactgttttcagctgtgctaacatgattgtacaagggttttctaatcatccattagccttctgaggcaatgagcaaacacattgtaccattagaacactggagtgagagttgctggaaatgggcctctatacacctatggagatattgcaccaaaaaccagacatttgcagctagaatagtcatttaccacattagcaatgtatagagtggatttctgattagtttaaagtgatcttcattgaaaagaacagtgcttttctttcaaaaataaggacatttcaaagtgaccccaaacttttgaaaggtAGTGCATGTGGGGTTCATTCACAGGAAACATGTAAACACACAGGTGATGCCATGACCGGGGTGCCATGTGGATGTAAAGACAGGAACATTTTAAACAGAGAGAAATTGTCCTTCACAAAAACTGTCACACCCAGTGAAATATAATCATTAAAATACTTTACAAATCATATTATGAACCTGTTTACatcgaaagaaagaaagctttttgtgtcacatgcacacttcaagcccagtgagattcatcctctgcatttaacccatctgaagcagtgaactcacatgcacacacacccacacccagagcagtgggcagccatactatagcacccagggagcagtcaggggttaagtaccttgctcaagggcacctcagcccaaggccaccccacgttaaccacagtctttggactgtgggggaaagcacccggaggaaacccacgcagacatgaagagaacatgcaaactccacacagaaaggccccctagctcaaacccagaaccttcttgctgcgagtcaaccatgctaaccactacaccaccgtgccggatgCTTGAAatagcccccccacacacacacactccatgttataaaaaaaaaaagtacacacaACCTTCACTCAACCCTGCTACCTGTTTGAATATTCTACAAGTCACATTTCCAACAGGAAGATCCAGCATCTGAATCTCATGGGAAGAAGAAATGTAAGTACATGCTCAGAAAACAAAAGTACAACATTTGTACCTttagcagtaccctctaaggtacttatttgtaccttttatatacaCTGATTGAGAACaggtatgtacctttttgacccagAAAGGTACccacagttaccttgaggtccaataatgagccctagggggtacattagtgtagactgtaccttgggggacagaaacggactcctactgtatccctatttctgacagtatactcttgtttttgcttttttttttttcaatgacagAGTGActatacctggcgacttgtccagggtgtaccccgcctttcacccatagtcagctgggataggctccagcttgcctgcgaccctgtagaacaggataaagcggctagagataatgagatgagatgagagtgactataTTGTGGTATGAGGTAACTTTGAAAGTACAACCCCGTTAAACAAATTATAGATAAGTAatttatgaatttaaaaaaaaaaacagttataaCTGAATCCTTAGTGTTTTAAGGTCTTCGTTCCATTACCATGGATGTTTGTTAACCACGGTTTGCATCTTTGCCAATTTTAAACTGAAATTACTCTTTCAATCATTTTACTCATTTAAAAGTAAAAAGCACTGTGATGAGCAAAGAAACCTTGCAAAAAAATCTGTTTTATATTatattcggggcggcacggtggtgtagtggttagcgctgtcgcctcacagcaagaaggtcctgggttcgagccccggggctggcgagggcctttctgtgtggagtttgcatgttctccccgtgtccgcgtgggtttcctccgggtgctccggtttcccccacagtccaaagacatgcaggttaggttaactggtgactctaaattgagcgtaggtgtgaatgtgagtgtgaatggttgtctgtgtctatgtgtcagccctgtgatgacctggcgacttgtccagggtgtaccccgcctttcacccgtagtcagctgggataggctccagctcgcctgcgaccctgtagaacaggataaagcggctagagataatgagatgagatattatattgggcagttttaatttttttttccaatttagaaagaaagaaagcacaactttattcatcacacacttgtgaaaatcctctctgcatttaacccatctgaagcagtgaacacacacgtgagcaatgagcacacacacacacatacccagagcagtgggcagccatgctaacagcgcccggggagcagttgggagttaggtgcctcgctcaagggcacctcagcccaaggccgtctcatattaacttaaccgcatgtctttgggggaaacctatgcagacacggggagaacatgcaaactccacacagaaaggcccccaccggccgcgaacccagaaccttcttgctgtgaggcgactgtgctaaccactacaccactgtgccgcccgaaaAAGCACTGCAATCTTGGAAATCTTCTACAAGCCTGAAATGAAGAAACTAGCCATTCCATTTTTAGTATCTTTGAAATGATTACTCTTGAACTACTTTCAAACAAATGCACACTGCACCTCAAACCTCATGTGTAGCAATACTTACATTAACCTGAAGAGGGCGCTACGCCACTGTTTCTCATTTATAAACCAACCTGCAATCAAACCCTACTTTTTACTGGCTCAGTTCATTTCTCTGCTCATACTGTGAGTgaaatcaaatttaaaaaaaaaaaaaatcacatttatttTTCCTTCAATATGTTATGCCTTTAACTTCCTCTAAACATGATGTAAAAAtaaccatgcagccaggtggagcAAAATAATGTATGGTGTCCCCTCATTATCAAGCTGTTTCACACAAAAATGCCACCTTCCAGAAGAAAGATCGCATTACAATTTTCTAATTTctcatattttgtttgtttttaagtcatAAAGTATAATATAGCTGGAGATCACCAAAAATAAAAGCTAACATTTTAGTTTTACGCCTGCTTTGAACAGCTAAAATGTCAAATTGTGCAGAAATTGTTTATGGAGGAATAAACAAtttcaaatgattttttttaatccacTTTTTTCCTCCATTGTTAGACAGTAATACTAAcaggttaacaaaaaaaaaaatatttattaagTCTACTTCACAGAATTTACAGCACTTCTCCATGTCTGCTGGAAAAAGACAAATCAGAAAGGAAACGCTGAAACCAAAAACCAAAACTGAGATtgaaatgggggggaaaaaaatgacaattTTCTACCATTGAGGCAAACTGGATGCCATTTTACAGATTGTTTAACCCAAATTCGCAATTTCACGGCATCCGATATTTAAATGATCAGAATGTAGATTTTTCTGCTAATTGATCATTAATGAAATTGAGAAAGGAGCTCAAAATAAGCTTCATTTTCACATCAAGAGGACTAGgtgcttttaaaataaaaaaaataaaataataaaaaacagaatgGTAATTTACGACACAGGAAAAGTTTGTTTTATAGAAATCTGTACCCCCCCTCCCAAAAAAGATGCATTTAACATTTGACTCAGTGGGTGGGAAAAATGTTAATGTTCAGTGTCATGTTAGACCCTCTCATCTGGTGAGAAGAAGAAAAcgatgaaagggaaaaaaaaaaatgaaaggaaGTATGGTGTTTGCGTTCAGTGCTGGTTTTTGACGCCCTGTGGTTTTCCGGGCTTTTTGTCTTGTGGCTGTCCACGACCAGCTCCTTGCATGCCTCTTCCCCGGCCACCAAACACACCTGCGGAAAGGGATTTATATTCACTAAAATACTGGGCATAAAGAAGTAAAACACTCTGAgaggtgctgttagaggaaaatcaaCATTTTCAAATATTCCACAGAAAAGTGGTGACAATTACAATCAACATGTCATACTTTTTAACCATTTACAGTTACGTTtcagacaaaatagctatcagatgTGGAAACGATTCGAGTTCCAGTCAGCACTACTGTGAGAGCTGCTCTTAACCaggtttgagaattcaacagcactgcacTATAAGGGCAGAGAACATCACATAACGATGACCACAAACTACGTCTTACCTCGTCCAGCTCCGCCTCCTCTGCCCTTTCCCTGCTGTTTATTCTGCTGCATGCCACCCCGGCCGCGGCCCTTAGACACGACTTCCTCTTTCACCATGTCGATGATTTCGTCAGGGATGCGCAGGTATTTGATCGTGCTTCCTCGGATATAGCATTCGGGCATCCTCCAGAACTTATCTCCGTCCTGTACAAACGCACTCGTGTCATTCTTAAAGTCCAAGACTGATCAAGCAaatcaagtacaaccccgattccaaaaaagttgggacaaagtacaaattgtaaatagaaacagaatgcaatgatgtggaagtttcaaaattccatattttattcggaatagaacatagatgacatatcaaatgtttaaactgagaaaatgtatcatttaaagagaaaaattaggtgattttaaatttcatgacaacaacacatctcaaagttgggacaaggccatgtttaccactgtgagacatccccttttctctttacaacagtctgtaaatgtctggggactgaggagacaagttgctcaagtttagggataggaatgttagcccattcttgtctaatgtaggattctagttgctcaattgtcttaggtcttttttgtcgtatcttccgttttatgatgcgccaaatgttttctatgggtgaaagatctggactgcaggctggccagttcagtacccggacccttcttctacgcggccatgatgctgtaattgatgcagtatgtggtttggcattgtcatgttggaaaatgcaaggtcttccctgaaagagacgtcgtctggatgggagcatatgttgctctagaacctggatatacctttcagcattgatggtgtctttccagatgtgtaagctgcccatgccacacgcactaatgcaaccccataccatcagagatgcaggcttctgaactgagcgctgataacaacttgggtcgtccttctcctctttagtccgaatgacacggcgtccctgatttccataaagaacttcaaattttgattcgtctgaccacagaacagttttccactttgccacagtccattttaaatgagccttggcccagagaagacgtctgcgcttctggatcatgtttagattcggcttcttctttgaactatagagttttagctggcaacggcggatggcacggtgaattgtgttcacagataatgttctctggaaatattcctgagcccattttgtgatttccaatacagaagcatgcctgtatgtgatccagtgccgtctaagggcccgaagatcacgggcacccggtatggttttccggccttgacccttacgcacagagattcttccagattctctgaatcttttgatgatattatgcactgtagatgatgatatgttcaaactctttgcaattttacgctgtcgaactcctttctgatattgctccactatttgtcggcgcagaattagggggattggtgatcctcttcccatctttacttctgagagccgctgccactccaagatgctctttttatacccagtcatgttaatgacctattgccaattgacctaatgagttgcaatttggtcctccagctgttccttttttgtacctttaacttttccagcctcttattgcccctgtcccaacttttttgagatgtgctgctgtcatgaaatttcaaatgagccaatatttggcatgaaatttcaaaatgtctcactttcgacatttgatatgttcgctgtgttctattgtgaatacaatatcagtttttgagatttgtaaattattgcattccgtttttatttacaatttgtactttgtcccaccttttttggaatcgaggttgtacatCTCTTGTCCTATATTACTGCATCACCACACTGAGTGGATTATTTACCCGGGAGGTACAGATGACTTCTCTTAAATTGATGTTCATCCAGTTGTCACAGCTGACCAGATGACCGTTGTACGTCTCCCCGTTCTTCAGCTCCACCAGCTGCAAATGATTGCGGTCATTAGTTGAACATTGTTTTAATGCCTCTTCTAACGTCCCTACTCGGAAATACTCTGAGTGGACAGCTTACCCTGTAGCTGCAGTCATTTCAACTAACAATGACCATGTGGGTTATTATATGcataatgtgtcagccctgatctAGTCTGGCCATCAGGGTAAAGATGGAGCACAGGACCACTGCTGACCAGTTAGGGAATGGTACAGGTTTATCAGGCACAGTAGGTTTTTAAACACGTCAgtgtcacttctgggttgaggaaCCGCAACGACCAAAATAATCATTTAACAGCGGTGCTGTGGTTAGAAACGGACACTGATGAAGGACACAGCTATAAATATGGAAATGAGCACTGGCCCATTTCCCCTTGGAGCTAACAAACTGTACAACAGAAGTCAGAGGGGCTAAAGGTAATAACTGTACACCTACAAGGTACATGAACATGACGGGGGGGACGGGGGACAGTCAGCAAGTGTAGGCAAGATCATGTTTTATTACCCACTGGTCGTGTTCCCATTATACCTGTCATTACATCATCATTACGCTAAACaaagttattgaactttattaGATCAGTGGATCTCTGACTGGTGTCCAGGGACCTCCATGGGTTCATGAAGCACATCAATGgggtcagagattttttttttttttaactttttactTTGATGGAAGTTACAACTCGCATTATCAGAATTATTGTATAGTGTTTCACCATTTGACTGGTCAATTAAATTAAATGGGCTTCATCCAAAGCACAATACAAAACACGTAGCGTATAAATAATGCCAATTTGGATCTAATATGGGTTTTTTTTCAGGAATTTTTCAAGAAATTATTCAATACTGTACAATTAAATAATGTTGAAATTACATCAGCACTGAGAGAACCTCTTAAATTTATTTTAGAGTTAAAGGGGtccctagcaaaaaaaaaaaaaaaaaaagtttgaaaaccCCTGTATTAGACAATTTAAAGGATTACTAAAAGCTACTATGAGCTGTATACCAGCAATTAAGACACTGTGTGGTTTAAGCAACTGCTCAGAAACAAGGCTCAGTGCCAGAATTTCTAGacactgtgtatacacacacacacacacacacacacactcacactctctgtcCTTACCATAGGGTGGTTCTGTGCTGTTTTCAGTAAAGACAGTGGAAGCTGtaaggggaaaaagaaaaaaaaaagaaaaacagtctCAGTGACTTTCCTCTTTAATCCTGAGTCAGAATTACATCACAGGCATCtatcagacgctcttatccagagtgatatacagtacaacacacccagagtagcctggggagcagttgggggttaggtgccttgctcaagggcacttaaaccatttctgctggtccagggaatcgaaccaatgcccttttggtcccaaagctgcttctctaaccattaggccatggcttcccagtaTAAAAATGACAAGTTATACATTTTTACTTAAAGGGGAACCTTAGTAAAACTATAAATTCAACTTTATGTGCTTGGTTAATAATGATCATGGACAGATTTGTTGTACTACATCTGCCACTGTATGAAGGACGAAACCAAACACACAACATTATCTGGAACAAACAGATACACAGCAGATCTGAAAAGCACACACACTGTTCaggggtttgttgttgttgttagaaAGAATTGCAGAGCTAAAGGATGTGAAGCTCacaaacaggggtgggtttcccaaaagcctcttaacgccaagagcatcttaactaggagagagaatgttcattgtgctgctcgctctaccatttaaagatgatctttgtgctacgatgcttttgggaaactttggccaggggtgggtttcctaaaagcctcttaacgccaagagcatcttaactaggagagagaatgttcattgtgctgctcgctctaccatttaaagatgatctttgtgctacgatgcttttgggaaacttcggctaggggtgggtttcctaaaagcttcttaacgctaagagcatcttaactaggagagagaatgttcattgtgctgctcgctctaccatttaaagatgatctttgtgctacgatgcttttgggaaactcagcacagatCTGTTCACTGACAGGACCATGTGGTGCGCTCGCGCTTGAAACGAAGCCAGTGCTGGATTTTCTACATCCTTCTGGATTAAGCCACGCCCACCTCATTTGAATACAGATCCAGATCTGAATATTTAAAGCACCAATTAGATACAAATACAGAAAGTGGAACAGTTTTATCAGGGTGACCAAACGTCCTCTTTTGCCCGGACATGTCCACTTTTTATGTCCTGTCTGGGGCAGGTTATAAATTCATGAAAATGTCCGGTTTTCACTGTTTTTCATGGGACCATTAAGCGTGTACTTAAATTGACCAGCGCTTTGCACAGAATACTACGGTACTTTCTTGCATGACGTAATTCCTGAGAGGCTGCCTTGTGGGCGGCTCTGCGACATGCACACACAGAGGGAGCAGACAGCAGAGCAGCATTGCACACAAAATGCTGAAGCAAAAATGCAGCTTTGCAGatgaactgtaaaaaaaaatttcccacaTACCGTCCCGGTCGGGACAAGTGGGAGGCTGAGTGCACCATGTGCAAAGCTGGCACGCGTTTCAGTGTCTAATAAAGGTGCTGGAGATCTCAAAGCTCACACGGACactgaaaaacataaaaaaaaaaaaaaaaaaaaaa
Proteins encoded:
- the lsm4 gene encoding U6 snRNA-associated Sm-like protein LSm4, translated to MLPLSLLKTAQNHPMLVELKNGETYNGHLVSCDNWMNINLREVICTSRDGDKFWRMPECYIRGSTIKYLRIPDEIIDMVKEEVVSKGRGRGGMQQNKQQGKGRGGGAGRGVFGGRGRGMQGAGRGQPQDKKPGKPQGVKNQH